Genomic DNA from Lagenorhynchus albirostris chromosome 9, mLagAlb1.1, whole genome shotgun sequence:
GAGTGGGGGTAAAAATGAGATGAATAAGTAGAACAGAAGATATGAGATGGGATGAGATGAATGAGACAGAATCAAATAGGATGGTATAGAAGGGAACTACATGGAATCGCATTTTGAGTAGAACTGAGTGGAAAGAAGTGCGATTGAATAAAATGCAGTCTAACTCAATGGAATGGAAAGCAACCGAATTTCAAAGACGGAATATTATTACATGGAAAGGAGTCAAATGTAATGGGATGGAACTGAATGCAACAGAATTAAGTGGAATGAGATGGGATGGAAGGAATGGAACAAATTGAACAGGCAGGATGGGACGGAAACACGTGGCGTGGCCAGTCCACTCTgaccttccctcccctcaccccaacaGTCTTTCCCAGGGTGATGCTGCGGACCCTGCGCCACCCCATCTTCCTGCTGGTGGTCCTGTCCCAGGTGTGCATGTCGTCCATGGTGGCAGGCATGGCCACCTTCCTGCCCAAGTTCCTGGAGCGCCAGTTCTCCGTCACAGCATCCTATGCCAACCTGCTCATAGGCTGCCTCACCATCCCGTTGGCCATCGTGGGCATCGTGGTGGGGGGCATCCTGGTCAAGCGCCTCCGCCTGGGCCCCATGCACTGCGGCACCCTTTGCCTGTTGGGGACTCTGTTCTGCCTGCTTCTCAGCACGCCCCTCTTCTTCATGGGCTGCTCTACCCACCAGATTGCAGGCATCAACCACCAGCCTGGGTGAGTATGTGTCAGAGCCTGTGAGTAAAAGCTGCAGGAGGGTGCCAGGGACACGGGAGGGGGTGGCCCGGATAAGGCCAGATCAGCGGGGCGCCCCCCACCTcaaacctcccctcccctcccctccccgcttgGCTCAGCTGTGAGCAGTGGGACTTGTCTCCTGAATGCTCCAGGGAAGGTGTCAGGCACCCCTAGGTAGGGACGGGACTTCGTGGGCAGGACAGCTCAGGCCTGGGGCGGGGTGGAAGATGAGGCAGGACAAGGCCACTTATGTGAACGGCACAGGTAAGAAGGCCCCTATCAGGAGTGCTGCAGAGGGGACTTATGCCCTGGGAAGGAGTTGGCCTGGAGACTTCAGAGATCCTTGGTCCTTAGAGGCTGGGAGCTAAAATTCTGCTGTTCCATGACCCTAAAATTCCAGAGTTCTTTTCCACATCTGTGGGGCAGCACCTGCCTCTACCCTCCAGGGGGAAAGCCTCTGATGCCtatctcccttctccttcccccaccccgcccacagCCCTCCATAGACACAGACCCTCTCCCCCGGGAACCGTCTTGGAGAGAGTGTTGGAAGTTCCTTTGCTGCCTCTTCTCCggaatgattttgtttttcctgggaAACTGCTCCAGGCTTAGGTTGGCCCAACACCCAGCTAGAATCCCCCAACTTGCtctgttctctcctctcccttggcatctcctccctccacccagggGCCAACTTTCCACACCTGGGGCTCCTTCTGTGTGACTGCGGGGGCCTCAGCCCAGGAATGCTCAGCCCTTGCCCCTTCTCTCCCATCTCCCACCTTGACGacctctcccccatctcccttccctctcccctccttccctgtcccttcTCCTTTTCCCAAAGGTCCAGGGTGGGTCCTTCTGTCTGCAGAGCCTTGTTCTAGGCACCGAGGTGGGGCTTCAGCCAGGCCCTTGTGAAGCCCCTGGTCTGACGAGGGAGCCAGgacattttcatgatttttagagtaaaaagtaaatgaatatttcaccacaattttttaaaaaaccaaatgggAAAAAGTGAGCCTACCTCACATGCCTCATTTGTCTCTTCTTCTGAAGCCTCTCACCCTGACCCTGACATCTCATCTCATCCAGGTTCTCATCTATATTCTTGCAATTTATTCAGCTTTGGGTTATAATTCATTGAAGAAGCCTTTGGGGACCAACTGAACAAACTGAGAATTTCTCAAACTCCAGAACAACTAATGGTACCAACAGCTGCTGAGAACTGAGGGTCTCCTACACGTCCAGCTCCTCCCATAGTCCGTATTATTAAACCCTCACGGGATCTCCGGGATGGGTCttaccattatccccatttcgCAGATGAGGAtagcaaggctcagagaggtggagtcACCTCCCTTCTGATCTCCTGCCCCTGGGCATCCCTGTCCCCGGTCAGACTAGAGCGGAGTCACTCCTGGGACTTGGGGGCAGGCCCCCAGAAGGGAGTCAGGTGGGTCTAAAATGTGCCCTAGACAGTGAACAGGGCAGTGAGAGTGAGGGAAAGGTCGTGAGACTGCAGGATGGCGATGGGAAGGGGAACCTGCAGAGctgacagagaaactgaggccagagagaggcAGGAACAGGTCGGAGATCCCACAACTACTCAGGTACTCTGACTGGTCCCCTCACATACAGTTCTAATTTTCCCAGAAAAGGAAGCAGTCCAGCTCGTTGAGATAAAGGCACTTTGCATCTGAGACTAAATTCTGAGAAGAATTTACCTTATGTTCCCTAAAAGAAAGGGTCATTGAGGAGCAGAGATGTTTGCAGAAGCAACTCAAAGACTTGTAGGGTCTTGGGGCTGGAAGGGGGTCTCAGAGCCTCTGGTCCAGACTCTGCTCCCCACTTCTCCCATTGGAGGCCTCTTGcagcttccactgcaaggggctcACAATTGCCTGTCATGGAGCAGCTCTGACAGTGAAAAACCTCTGTGTGGAGCTGAAATCTCTGACCATGGCCGTCAGGGGAGGTTTCAGGGCTGAGGGAGCCCTGGCTCGTGGCCTGAGGGAGGGAGAGCCAGGCCAACCTTGCCGGCCTTCTCTCCCACCAGTGCCCAGCCTGGGCTGGAGCTGTTTCCAGGCTGCACGGAGCCCTGCTCCTGCCCGTCAGACGACTTTAACCCTGTCTGTGACTCCAGCGCTCGGGTGGAGTACCTCACGCCCTGCCACGCAGGCTGCAGGAGCCGGGTGGTCCACGAGGCTCCGGACAAAAGCCAGGTGGGTCAGGCCTCTGGCCGCTCCCTCTGCCTCCCATGGGCTCTGCCCCCCCCACCTCTGTGCGCCTGCCCCGCTCCCAGCTCTGAATGGTCTCACTCTGGCTCGTCTCTCTGTCTGTGTCATCTGTCTCCTTCTGCTGGCAGATGTAGAACTTTATTCTTTCAATAAGCTTTCATTGCCAGCCTGGGCCCAGCCGTGTGCCAGGGCTCAGAGCACAGAGGTGAACCAAATCTGGCCCCGGCTGTCTATgcaggggaggggcagaaggAAGTAACTCAGGAATTCCAGGGGTGGTGATAGGCAGGAGAGGTGGTCCCCACAAGTACAGACAAGGATGCAAGGAGATACATCCCACCTGGGAGGGTCCCAAAAGGCCTCACGGGACGTGGCAGGTGTGCTGGATCTTCAAGCGTGGGCAGGCAAACTAGGGAAGGGCTTTCCAGGCAGGGAGGGCACATCacatggtacacacacacacacacacacacacacacacacacacacacaaatacaatgTTTCAAGAAACTGCAAAGAAATTATTGGAGCAGAAGCATAAGGGTTCACGGAGGGAAAGCAAAGCCCAGACTAggaagggccttgaatgccaggccaCGAGTGGGGCCTTCATCTGGAGAGCAGTGCGGAGACTTGGAtgggttttaagcaggggagtgacaggGGTCAGACCTGTGTCTGATCACATTTGAGGCCATAGTGCAGAGGAAGGTGAACAGAATGCAGGCCAGGAGACAGGGAGACCAGTGGGGAGGCTGGAGCAATGAGcccagtcagtcagtcagtcaacaaCAAACCTTCGTGGAGCCTCTcctttgtgccaggccctgtgctgggggctgaggacagactcagagccAAGGGTCCCTGCTGTCAAGGAACTCCCGGGGATGCGGttgtgggagagaggaggagtgGACAAGCATAACCAGCAGCAGTGCGTTCTACGTGAATCTTAGAAGGACCACAAAGACCAGCTggttcctcctctcctttcctctcattGCCCCCAAAGGACAAGTGGGGACAATGCTCACCTTCCTCAGGCCACCCCCCACCAGCTGGAAtaaagcatgtgtgtgtgggtgtggtgtCAGGCTGGTTGTTATGACAACGCCTCCCTCTCTCCGGAGACCCCCACTCCCATCATGCAGAACCCCTGCCATTGTGTCCTGCTGGGCATCCGCATCTAAGCCCAAGACTCCTACAGGGAGAGACCTGGGCCCCACGGGCTGGCGCAGAGTAAAGCACCTGGTTGACGTTATTTCAGAAACCAGCCAGGCACCACCTGAGCTGTGTAAACTGTTCGCATTTGGAATAATCGCAATCCAGGCTTTCGAGCCTCCTAGCACTTACTGTCCTGACTTGGTTTGATCTCCCTGAGACCCTTCCAAagtcccccaggccctggcagctgGGGTTGGATCCCCGAGGCAACAGTGAACTCCTGCGGATAGGGGCCTGTGAGCACTGTGGCCAGGCCACCTGGTTCAAATCCCTGTTCTGCCTCTAACTGGCTCTGTTACCTTAGGCAAATTTTTtaatctgtgcctcagtttcctggtctgtgaaatggaggtgatagtattgagtgcctactatataccAGCCACTGTGCTAATGTTTTACCCGGATAAATTCATTAAGTGAAGAGCCACATGACATAATCCATGAAAAGCACTCAGCCCGGTGCCTGAGGAATTTTAAGCATGCAGTAATACACACTTCTATTATGcccattatacagatggggaATGGAGGCCCAGGAAAGGACCAGGCATTGCCCAAAGTTTTAATGCCAGAGCTGGGACTAGAGCTGAGGGCTCTGGCCTCTGAGCCCAGCCCCCTCTCCAGTGCATCCTCAGAGGTTGTGTTGGGTATAGTATTTGGAGGAGGGTGTAGCTGAGTCCTGGTCAGCACTCACGAACTGTCACCCTGGCCTGGAATTGTCTGTTGGTGAGCCTGCCTCCTCAGGCCAACCTGAGCTACTCAGCCCAGAGGTGGATCAGTCAGTGTCCAGCACAGCTGCGCTCAGTAACaatttatgaatgaataaatgtgagaTTGGAAGGCTGGCAGCATCTAGGGCTCAGGGGCTGGGGTCCTAGGGAGTGAGAATCAGAGGCAGCTGGAGAGATTAAAGTCATTCATAAGAAGAACTTCCTGCCATGGAATTAGATGAATATGAATGAAGGGCTGGGAAAACCCCAAGAGAAAGGCCTCTAGCTGTTATATCTCTCCCAGCAACCTTCTGCCTCCAGAAAAAAGAACAGGATAATTCTCTTCCGATAACCTGGCCTTGGGATATTTCTCCATTTACCTGTCCCTTTATTGTATCTCCGACCCAGTGGCTTCCTCAGCCCGTGGTGAAGGTCCAGACAGTGTGTGCTCAGGGGGGCAGGCACATATGGCAGCATAGCCTTGTCGTGCAACGCCAAGCGCCCAAACACCCAAACTGGAATCCTAGGTCTCcaatctctcctctctctctttgtctctgtctctctctctccctgtctctttctctctcaccttgCCCTAATTCCACCTTCTGAATATCTCTCAAATCAGaatccttttctccttccccctccccctccctcctgcctacCAGCCTCCCCAGTCAGGTCCCTCCTCTTGCAACAGCCAGCGCAGCTTTTGTGCTATCAGGTCTTAGCTCTCCCGTGCTTAAAATCTTTCCAAGGCTCCCAGCATGCATCTCAGGGCTTCCCAGCCCTTTTCACATTGGGAAGAGTCTCAAGCTGCCAAAGCTGGAGGTGAGAGGCCCAGAGAGTTCCAGCTGCCTGGAGTTCACCAGGTCACCCTGAGGGCTGATGTGTTCCCTGCACGCCTGTCGCTCAGCTGAGGCCGAGGTCTCTGGGGCACACTGGTTGGGAAACTGTGATCTAggggcagaaaagaaaagccagGTCTTCCTGGCTCAGCTTTGCTCCCGTTGAGGCATCTGAGGACACTGGTGGTCTAGACCAATtctgaaagaatctgaaaaaaggtGTTTTTCCAGGCCACCTTGGGGCTGGGAATGAGGGTTGCAATCAAACGCGAGCCTGAGGACATTTCATTGCACTTTAGAAAAGGGTCAGCTTTTCCTCATTCTTCAGCCTTTGGTGGGGCCCCCGTTTTCCAGGCGTCTCCTATTAGACTTTTCACCTGACAGGAAGGAGGGCTAGGACTTGTCCTCTGGCCCTGTAGCCCCCAACCTCAGAAAGCTGTGCTGCATTGCGCAAGGTTCTGCAAACACCTGGCGGCCAAACCTTGTTTCAGGCCTCTGCTCGCCTCTCTGGGTTTGCCTCACTTAGTACTGAACCTGagtattttttccttcctgccaGCTCACAGATGCTCTCAGgacattgttttcattattttattttatccagcATTTTAGATTGCTGTCAGCAGGATGACTGACAGGGCACCTGGTCCACCCTGCTTCTGGAAACAGCAGTCAGGTTCTCTTTCGTGTCCAGGGTTCTTCACAGTGTGGCCCCAGCACACATACCCCACACCCCATgcaaagagaaggcagagaaggtCTCCCCTCTGCCTTCTCTTTGCATGCATTCTGCTCCCGACAGAAGGAAAGATTTGCTGGCTTCTTTCATGCCCCTGTGATTTTACATTTAGCTTTCCCTCTACTCATTCCCATTTTCCTCTTGGTGAACTCCTATTCATTCCTCAAGACCCGAATCCAACACCCCTCTTTGGCAAAGCCTTCCTTGCGTCTCCCTTACCTGCTGAACCAAGACTCCCACTGATGCTATCTGCCCCTCTCCATCCTGTGCTTGAATCTCTCCTTGAGAATCCACTCTAGGATCCAGTGCCCTGGAAGACCTCAGTAGAGCGGGAAGGGGGAACACTGAACTGGAAAACCTGAATTCCTTCCTCAAAATACTTTGTTGCTTTAATTCCTTGCGCAGAAAGTCAGGAATTTGGAACATTCTGACATCACCCGGTGAAAGAATGAGCGAGTGTATGtggtgtatgagtgtgtgtgagtctataagtgtgtgagcatgtgtgtgggGTGTGAGTGTATGTTTgacagtatgtgtgtgtatatgtagtgagcgtgtgtatgtatgtgtatgagaGTGTGAGTACATaggtatgtgtgtgagtgtgtatgtgtgtgtgctgtgttgGGGGTGACTCTCTTCTAGTTCCCTCTCCCTGTCCTCTTCTCCAcgtcccctctccccacagcctcaGCCTGGGCTCAGCCCACTTGTGTGCAAACAGCCTGTGTACCTGTCAGGCCGCTCAAGCCATCCTGACTGAGCCAAGGGGTCAGAAATCCCAGCATCCAGCCAGCTCTgccccagtgtgtgtgtgtccacggGTCTCTCATAAGCCTCCTGGGGCCTCACCCCTTGGCCAGCTGCTTGTCCTTAGAGGTTCCTGAAGGctcttcttcccccctccccacgcTAGGTCTTCTACACCAACTGCAGCTGCGTGGTGGGGGGCGGCCCTGTGCTAGCGGGCTCCTGCGACTCGGCCTGCAGCCCCCTCGTGCTGCCCTTCATGATCCTGGTCAGCCTGGGTGCCGCACTGGCTAGTGTCACCCACACACCGTCCTTCATGCTCATCCTAAGGTGAAAGCAGGGGCGTGCTGGAACCAGTGCATACCAAGAGGTTCTTAACCACAGGCAGGATAAGGGATCCTGAGGGAGGTGTTCAAAGAAGGAGGTGTCCTGGCCCCCAGAGCAGACCGGGCTCTCACTGTCCTGTCTACATCCTCATGGCAACTGCTGAGAGGAAGTTTtctccccatcttacagataagaaaactgaggctcagagaaattcgGGAGCTAGCCCCGGGTCATGTAGCAAGTTTTGGGTGGAATAGTACTGATGCCAAGGCCCAGAGCCCAGACCCCTACTTTCCCCAGAGGAGGAGAGGCCACACCTAagcccctgccctggcctccaGTCACAGTGAGGAGGAAGTGGGGGAGCGTCACCTGACTCTCCGCCCCACCCGACCTGCAGTGAGCTGGTCACAGGTGGTGCACCTAGAAATCCAAACCCCACCAGTGTGGTCTACGACTCTTCCACTTCAAGTCAACAAGCACTAGGTGCCCACCGTGGACCCAGCCTGTGCTGAGCACTGCCTCTTGGTCCAAGATCTTTCTGGCCCTTGTCCTGAGGGTGCCTGCTGGGACTGACAAACTGTCGCCTGAAGCCATAAGAGGACCTCAGAGCAGGATAATTCCAAATTTTCATTATGCTGGGATTATTTTATTCCCCATCTGTTTTCTAGAAAATTAGAAGGGGGATGGAGCCCCTTACAATATTAGAAGGCATGTAGATCCAGAAACCAGGCTGGCTGCAAGAGCAAAAGTAGAGGAGTCAGGTGCCCCAGCAGGCAGGCTGATTAAGAGCAGTTCATGCAGGCAGTGTACGGCACAAATTCCAACCCTTGACAGCCATCAGCCGTGGGGTCTTGGCCAAGTCACTCAACCTGTCTAACTATCtgtcagtttccttacctgtaaaatgggcctcATGCTATACCTACCATATGCGGGGGACGTGGGGGGCGCAGTACAGAATAACCGAGCCATGGTAAGCACTCCACAAATGCCAGCTGCTGGGATGACTTAGGAAGAGGAGCCAGCGATTGCCAGGGCACCCCAGGCTGAGCCATCATAGTGATCAGGGAAGTTACACGGCGTGTCTGGCTGCCCAGCTCCAGGTTTTGCCAAGggtaggaggaaggggagaatttGGTGGgaccagggggtggggagagaggggtgtCTGTGACCGGCAACACAGGGAGGTCAGCACAGGGCCCTGACGGTCAGCGGATATAGCTGGGACCCAGctctgcaggttgaagggaagcCACTTCAGAACCTCTGGGGGCAGGCTggtgctggggcggggggggagagAAGGGGATGGTGAGAGCCCCTTGAAGGCTCGAACCCTCTCAATCCTCATGTCACCCTGTCCCTGCTTGTTAGGGGAGTGAAGAAAGAAGACAAGACTCTGGCTGTGGGGATCCAGTTCATGCTCCTGAGAGTTTTGGGTAAAGAATGTGCTGGGGACCACTGGTCCAAGGCCCGGGGGGCACAGGGATGAGTGGGGCCCGCTCCCTGACCTTAGGGTTCACTGGCCCACAGGGTCACAGATCCGACCTAGGTACCCTGGAGGTGGGTGCGCAAGCAGCTAGACGGCCCATCAGGGAGCCAGCATCCAATACCAGGGTAAGGGGTGGGCTTGAAGGCTGAAGACTTAATGGCCCTGAAGAGTTATATATACCAGGGAGTGGCAGGGGAGGTACCGGGATGCCAGCTTCCATTGTCCCCTGAAcacctcctcctccagcctgGATGCCCAGCCCCGTGATCCACGGCAGTGCCATTGACACCACCTGTGTGTACTGGGCCCAGAGTTGTGGGCGTCGGGCCGTCTGCCACTACTACGACCACGACCTGCTTCGAAACCGGTGAGACCGGGGATAGGGGCTACCAGGGGGCTGTGAGAAAGCTTCTAGAAACACTCTTGGGGTCCCAGGCAGGCCACCAGCAGGGAGGGGAGGTCCACTGGCATCCACCTGCAAGGTGACCGGCGCTCTATGCAGTGCTGATCCCACCAGTCCTGCAAGCTAGACATTGTCTCCCCTTTTGATGGATGAGGAAAGGGAGATTTAAGTAAgtggcccaaagtcacacagctgataactGGCAAAGCTGGGCCTCACCCGTCTGTGCTGGCTGAGTGAGGGGAGAATGAGGGGAGCAGCCCAGGTGTGAGAAAAACAGAGAGTTGGGGTGGGTCAGGAAGATGGCTCTACCTAGGACATAGGAGGCCTAGGATGCAGGCCCCGCTCTGCCTCCCTCATTGCGAGACCTGCCTTTTTGGGACTTAATCTTCCCATCCATACAATGGGGAGCCCAAAGGAACCTGAAGGCAGAGAGGCTGCAGGCCCTGGGATGGATGGGCAGTTGCGGGGAGGGACTTACTAGCAGAGCTGGGAGTAGGGAGCTGTTCACTTCCAGCTCTGAGGAGTGCATGGTTCCAGgagggcttcctagaggaggAGAAGTCAAGAAGAGTCTTGGTGAATTAGACAAACAGGAGAGGGAATCCTCCTTTTCTTGCGGCAAGTGATGTGATCCAGAGTTGCAACTGTCAGGCCCGCTGAGTCCtgagagagacccagagagaggcagGGCCAGCCCAGGCCATGAGGCAGGGCCAGCCCAGGCCATGAGGCAGTCAGCACAGGGCAGGCAGGCTTCTTTGGAGCCTTTTCCCCCTTCCAAGGAAGGACCCCCATGGGGGTCAATTCTAGGGGCTCCCAGCCAAAGCCATGGTGACAGGGTCCACTGCCCTGGGGCTGGAGGCCTATCCCCCCACCAAGGCCTCAACGTCTCCAACTACATAATGGGTGATGATTGCTGACGCCACTCTGCTTCCAGCCCAAGCACATCCAAGCCCTGAATGGGGAGGTCCTGAGTTCAAGGGTCACTTGCTCTTTCCCAGGTTCATCGGCCTCCAGTTCTTCTTCAAGACAGGCTCTCTGGCCTGTTTCGCCTTGATTTTGGCCATCCTAAGGCAGCAGGACAAAGAGGAGGGGACCAAGGCGACCATACCCAACCCTGGCCTACAGCAGCAGCTGTTAGCGTCAGGGGCAAAGAAGGAGCCTGAGGAATCCAGAGTGTGAGCTGTCCCAGGGCCCCATTCTGGCGGGGAGTAGCAGCCATGGCGAGTACCTCCTCTGGGCCCTTTGCCTGAGATTGGGGGTTGGGAGCCCTGTTTTCCAATTATGAGTCCTCCACTAACTTGCTGTGTAGCTTTGAGCAAGCCACTGACCCTTTCTGGGCCTTTGTTGGCTCACCTGAACCAAAGAGTTACTTGCGGGTTTGTTGTTTTGGCCACTTCTGAAGCTTGAGGGTCTtccccctcttctccccca
This window encodes:
- the SLCO2B1 gene encoding solute carrier organic anion transporter family member 2B1 isoform X4; amino-acid sequence: MGPRIADMPQDFEASLCVPTTEAPTSAPAPSNSSCSGYTEVQHLAVVGIMFTAQTLLGVGGVPIQPFGISYIDDFAHNSNSPLYLGILFAVTMMGPGMAYGLGSLMLRLYVDIDRMPEGGISLTSKDPRWVGAWWLGFLISAATVALAATPYFFFPKEMPKEKRELRFRRKVLAVSDPPVSKGEDASSERSPGESPEKKDGLAQIAPDLTVIQFIKVFPRVMLRTLRHPIFLLVVLSQVCMSSMVAGMATFLPKFLERQFSVTASYANLLIGCLTIPLAIVGIVVGGILVKRLRLGPMHCGTLCLLGTLFCLLLSTPLFFMGCSTHQIAGINHQPGAQPGLELFPGCTEPCSCPSDDFNPVCDSSARVEYLTPCHAGCRSRVVHEAPDKSQVFYTNCSCVVGGGPVLAGSCDSACSPLVLPFMILVSLGAALASVTHTPSFMLILRGVKKEDKTLAVGIQFMLLRVLAWMPSPVIHGSAIDTTCVYWAQSCGRRAVCHYYDHDLLRNRFIGLQFFFKTGSLACFALILAILRQQDKEEGTKATIPNPGLQQQLLASGAKKEPEESRV